The Lysinibacillus pakistanensis genome includes a window with the following:
- the acnA gene encoding aconitate hydratase AcnA, giving the protein MAQGNLHNSRASFEVNGKTYNYYDLAAIEKAGVAKVSNLPYSIKVLLESVLRQYDAYVIKEEHVNELAKWGNGADPEAEVPFKPSRVVLQDFTGVPVVVDLASLRSAMKEMGGDPSKINPAIPVDLVIDHSVQVDKYGNATALQANMDLEFERNAERYNFLKWAQTAYNNFRAVPPATGIVHQVNLEYLAPVVHVNENADGTFETFPDSVVGTDSHTTMINGIGVLGWGVGGIEAEAGMLGQPSYFPIPEVIGVKLVGDLPNGTTATDLALKVTQVLRQRGVVGKFVEFFGPGVSKLPLADRATISNMAPEYGATCGYFAIDEESLNYMRLTGRDEEHIAVVEAYLKANHMFFDPTLEPVYTDVLEVNLAEIEPNLSGPKRPQDLIPLSQMRSRYKEAVVAPQGTQGFGLTEDEFAKTSVAKFAEGDVEIPTGAVAIAAITSCTNTSNPYVLIAAGLVAKKAVEKGLTVPKWVKTSLAPGSKVVTGYLEDSGLQTYLDQIGFNTVGYGCTTCIGNSGPLLPEIEDAIKENDLFVTSVLSGNRNFEGRVHPLVKANYLASPPLVVAYALAGTVDIDLQKDSFGKDKDGNEVFFADIWPSTEEVNAVLGTVVNRELFQKEYETVFTANEKWNAIETSTESLYTFDEKSTYIQNPPFFQGLAKEPEAIKGLDGLRIMAKFGDSITTDHISPAGAIGKDTPAGKYLIENGVAIRDFNSYGSRRGNHEVMMRGTFANIRIRNQVAPGTEGGFTTYWPTGEVEYIYDACMKYQEQGTGLVVLAGNDYGMGSSRDWAAKGTFLLGVKTVIAQSYERIHRSNLVMMGVLPLQFMSGESADTLGLTGKEEISVNITDNVKPREILTVTAKSEDGTVKTFQALARFDSEVEVDYYRHGGILQMVLRAKAAE; this is encoded by the coding sequence ATGGCACAAGGTAATTTACACAACAGCCGCGCATCATTCGAAGTAAATGGTAAAACTTACAATTACTATGACTTAGCTGCGATTGAAAAAGCTGGCGTTGCAAAAGTTTCAAACCTTCCTTACTCAATTAAAGTATTATTAGAATCTGTTTTACGTCAATATGATGCGTATGTAATCAAAGAAGAGCACGTAAACGAATTAGCAAAATGGGGTAACGGCGCTGATCCAGAAGCTGAAGTACCATTCAAACCTTCTCGCGTAGTATTACAAGACTTTACTGGTGTACCAGTAGTTGTTGACCTTGCATCTCTTCGTTCTGCAATGAAAGAAATGGGTGGAGACCCAAGCAAAATCAACCCTGCTATTCCAGTTGACCTTGTAATTGACCACTCTGTACAAGTTGACAAATATGGTAATGCAACTGCATTACAAGCAAACATGGACCTTGAATTCGAACGTAACGCTGAGCGTTATAACTTCTTAAAATGGGCTCAAACTGCTTACAATAACTTCCGTGCTGTACCACCAGCAACAGGTATCGTTCACCAAGTAAACCTAGAGTACTTAGCTCCAGTTGTACACGTTAACGAAAATGCTGATGGCACATTCGAAACATTCCCAGATTCAGTAGTAGGTACTGACTCTCATACAACTATGATCAACGGTATTGGCGTTCTTGGATGGGGTGTAGGTGGTATCGAAGCTGAAGCAGGTATGCTTGGTCAACCTTCATACTTCCCAATTCCAGAAGTTATCGGTGTTAAATTAGTTGGCGATCTTCCAAACGGAACAACTGCTACTGACTTAGCATTAAAAGTAACACAAGTATTACGTCAACGTGGCGTAGTTGGTAAATTCGTTGAGTTCTTCGGACCTGGCGTATCTAAATTACCACTAGCTGACCGTGCGACAATCTCTAACATGGCTCCTGAATATGGTGCTACATGTGGTTACTTCGCAATTGACGAAGAATCATTAAACTACATGCGTTTAACTGGTCGTGACGAAGAGCACATCGCGGTTGTAGAAGCTTACTTAAAAGCAAACCACATGTTCTTCGATCCAACATTAGAACCAGTTTACACTGACGTATTAGAAGTAAACTTAGCTGAAATCGAACCAAACCTTTCTGGTCCAAAACGTCCACAAGACTTAATTCCACTATCTCAAATGCGTTCTCGTTACAAAGAAGCAGTAGTGGCACCACAAGGTACACAAGGTTTCGGTTTAACAGAAGATGAATTTGCAAAAACTTCTGTAGCTAAATTCGCTGAAGGCGATGTAGAAATTCCAACAGGTGCTGTTGCAATTGCTGCTATCACTTCTTGTACAAATACATCTAACCCATACGTATTAATAGCTGCGGGCTTAGTAGCGAAAAAAGCTGTAGAAAAAGGTCTAACAGTGCCTAAATGGGTAAAAACTTCTTTAGCACCAGGTTCTAAAGTTGTAACTGGTTACCTTGAAGATTCAGGTTTACAAACATACCTTGACCAAATCGGTTTCAACACTGTAGGTTACGGTTGTACAACATGTATTGGTAACTCAGGTCCATTATTACCTGAAATCGAAGATGCAATTAAAGAAAATGACTTATTTGTAACATCAGTTCTTTCTGGTAACCGTAACTTCGAAGGTCGTGTACACCCACTTGTAAAAGCTAACTACTTAGCTTCACCACCACTTGTTGTTGCATATGCACTTGCTGGTACAGTGGATATCGATCTACAAAAAGATTCATTCGGTAAAGACAAAGATGGTAACGAAGTATTCTTCGCTGATATCTGGCCATCAACTGAAGAAGTTAACGCAGTATTAGGGACTGTTGTTAACCGTGAATTATTCCAAAAAGAATACGAAACTGTATTCACAGCGAACGAAAAATGGAATGCAATTGAAACATCAACTGAGTCTCTATACACATTTGATGAAAAATCAACTTACATCCAAAACCCACCATTCTTCCAAGGTCTTGCAAAAGAGCCAGAAGCTATTAAAGGCTTAGACGGCTTACGCATTATGGCGAAGTTTGGTGACTCAATCACAACTGACCATATTTCTCCAGCCGGTGCAATCGGTAAAGATACACCTGCAGGTAAATATTTAATTGAAAACGGTGTTGCAATCCGTGACTTCAACTCTTATGGTTCTCGTCGTGGTAACCACGAAGTAATGATGCGTGGTACATTTGCAAACATCCGTATCCGTAACCAAGTTGCTCCTGGTACAGAGGGTGGATTCACTACTTACTGGCCAACAGGCGAAGTAGAATACATCTATGACGCATGTATGAAATACCAAGAGCAAGGTACTGGCTTAGTAGTACTTGCTGGTAACGACTACGGTATGGGTTCTTCTCGTGACTGGGCTGCGAAAGGTACATTCCTACTTGGCGTGAAAACTGTTATCGCACAATCTTACGAGCGTATCCACCGTTCTAACTTAGTAATGATGGGTGTTCTTCCACTTCAATTCATGTCAGGTGAATCTGCTGATACACTAGGCTTAACTGGTAAAGAAGAAATCTCTGTAAACATTACTGACAATGTAAAACCACGTGAAATCTTAACAGTAACTGCTAAATCTGAAGACGGCACAGTTAAAACTTTCCAAGCTTTAGCTCGTTTCGATTCAGAAGTAGAAGTAGATTACTACCGTCACGGTGGTATCCTACAAATGGTTCTACGCGCAAAAGCTGCTGAGTAA